Within the Glycine soja cultivar W05 chromosome 3, ASM419377v2, whole genome shotgun sequence genome, the region TATAAATATTAGCGCAGTaattttaaccataaaacattttatcttacGTGTCCACCTTATCTGTCTAACTTTCTCCGCATGTAGCACACACATGACACAATTATAGACACATACCCTTTCTATCTCTgtactaaaaagtaaaaacaaaaaattagaggTTTCAAATGAGGTCAACTTGTTTAACTTGTCAATtatttttccataaattatatttaatagctACACCTTTTTAAAATcgtttttaagtattttttttactagttttataaaataatttctttttttattatattttattatcaaatttgagaaattttttaaataagtaaaataattaaatttttttaatcttgtcTTTAAAAATGGATTGAGAGACCAACTCAACCCAACCTACAATTCATCACGAGTTGGATTGAGATTTTTAATTCACTACAAATATTATTCATCTAACTCAACTTAATCCGATTTTCAACAAGTTTGAAAATAAGTTGAGTTGAGCGTTCGACACTCCTATTACAAATTGTATGGATGTAACATACTGATACGTCTCATCATCTTTATGATAGGCTCAAGTGTCAATATCAAACCGTAATTTtaaaatgtgaaagaaaaaagaagctaGTTTATACAGTAATGTTTTTTAGCCAGAgactttaacattttttagcCACATACATTCTTCTATTCTtaccgatatatatatatatatataatattattttgttccTTAGGCACACTTCACACAGGAACAATCATGTTATTAGAgcaaaagactaaaaataaacataatgaaCCCACAATgttatatcttatttaataaatttattttatattttttttaatttttcaaaaatttaaataataatacaaaatgtattaaaaaacatCTTACTAGCAATCTTGTTTTATAATCAATCAATTTGACATGCAATCTATATAAAGGAAAATGTTATCTTAGAACGTTTTCCAACGCGAGATTTTAATGACAtggattgtttgtttttaaaaaatatattaataaagatatATTAATATAGTTAATATAATCATTACGAACAACTATGTTGTTGTCATCCAACttcgtttttcttcttttctttttatgacGAAGGTTTGGTTCAATTACGTGGATAGCGTGTGTGAgatgttataatattttttaatactttactttaattcttatatgaataaaaaaaaaacttctgtcttctattttttattttatttctagcaATTAAACAACTGGCTTCATCATTAATGTAGTgacgttaattaaaaaatattaattaatgtagTAGTTGAACTAATCCAGTATTTTTAGGATTGGGATTGTGGGCTGCTTAAAAACTCTACCAAATCTCAATAGCAATAAATAGTTTCCTTGTAAAACGAATCAAGTAAAAGGTCAGAATAGAGCAAGAATATCAGcgcaaaaaagaataaaaataaattataattaaaacgaTATGACTCTATCgtatattttaatgaaattaacaaatagagatatcattttcattttatttaattggatAAAACGTACAAATTTAGATACTATGCATAGGAAATTAGGAGTTTCATGCAAAATACTTTCAatacaattattaatttatgcgTGGTATTcatttaaatcaataaaatttctaatttatgcttagttttaaaagatatttatcGAATTGAGCTAATTTTATCTAGAAAACTTATTATTAAGGAGGTCTAACTAActcaattgattaaatattatacatgttattataaatttccTAATAGTTGAGTTTAATTACTGCgagttttgaaagaaaaaagatctGGACAAAGAGCTTTTCGAACCCaactttcttttaattaaatttttaagggtctaatttttaaaatataattccatcctaattaattaactttccaTCAGTGTTATTAGCTTTACATGGGTCTTGGACACCCTTATTTTGCAATTTTCAAAGTAGCAAAACTAAAATAAGATTGTGCCTAAATTTAGTTTGTTAGTCAAAATTGCCCTTTTTTCAACTAACTAGACTGCTGGTAGAGGAGCTGTTCCTGTGGCTGCAAATTGGTTAGGATCATTAGCTGACCAGCTTTAGGCACTTTCCCAAGTTTctgttttaatttactttttagaTTCAAGCCAACTAACAcaacaattattaatttatgcacTCTTTTGAAGTTCTGTACCTTATTTCAAGCCAATTAAttactccttagattcccaggGTTATCTGTACCTTGAAGGATTCTTCAGAAGTTCTCtttcaccattttgttgtgttaGTTCACCTACCCTTTCCCATCAAGTGGGGATAGGCGATTGGGTGTGAAATTTTGAGTATAAGTTAAGTCAAAATCATAATAAAGATtatctaatgaaaaaaaaaaactcaaatccaTTTTCcccctaatttatttttcaattgcatttttcatcttaatttacaaaattatacaTGATAcacttggttttttttattaacttttacacatttttttatcgtttaaatatatttttgatttttaCCATGAtcgatttaaagataaaataactaATGTTTAAGTTTTAGGCccaataatgataaaaatatttgttactaattttataaagtaaaaaatatcttcttttttatccttgtaaaatttctttttttattatccttATTATTTTGTTGTAATTCTTGTAATATCTACTTTTTCCGTTTTAGCAAGGGTACTATTTCTTTGAGTCATCATACTGGTCCCTATTTTTTATATAGTCCTTGTGGTAAAAAATTGATAAGAACTAAAAGcaaattattcatatattataatgACAAAAAACTGAAACATGAATAcactaaaaagacaaaaacaaaatagtaaaaataaagaaaaaaatttacaagaagtaattgaaaaaaataatatatcacaagaataaaaacacatatttaagaccttttcattataaaattaaattttattttagcataCATGAATTTTCTCTGTTACTCTCTCTCTCCACCATCCAATTCTCTTCCTACCTTCCAAAAGACATGAGCGACATTAATTGCTAAGCTTCCTTGAAGTTTGTTGCAAATATCTCACCTCTGCAATGAAACTAGTCCCAGAACAGCATCTTTTGGATCATCCTTTGACAACACAAGTTCTCATCTCCAAAACAATAAAACCAAAGATAAAACCAAAGAAGACCATAAAACAGAAAGGTTTCACATAAGTTTTTAATCCTGAATTTtgacaaattgatttttttaataactgacATAATAAATTCACACTTTAtaatgatttttagtattttatggtagtttttttaacactttgtgacattttaaaaaaaatatattcaagtgactaaaaaataaaaattaatttatgacaaCTAAAAACTGTTTATTACgtgagagactaaaaaaactTGTCAAAattcaaggacaaaaaataataattttaaattttagaaactaaaaaatcacacccctaaaattaaaattcaaatactaaataagtaattaagccataataaaaaaatcaggaGGTGTAATATGCGTAAGTCTATGATGCAAAGGGCAATAAGAGTAACAGAGCAAAATGAATTTAGTCATTGTGCCTCTTAGAGATTAGATCTTCAAGTCCATGTATATGAAATAGTGAGAGAAGTCAACTCCTTATAGATAGTAGTATCTTAATTCCTTAATTTAATTTCTGACTCTGTGTCAGGGAATACCCTGGATTCACCAcccaaaaaaatgcatttaatcCATATAACAtgaattagttttaaataaaacacaCACATTTTAATGTTTTCCTTATGCAGCAGAGAGAGGAAAATAATGACGGATCCGAAACCCTAAATTAGTagatgtaaattataaaaaataaaatcagtgaattcaattatgtaaatatagatgaaataaaatataaaaatataagattttatttacaaatttaataaattttaaaaaatgagagatACAAGTGCACACCCTCACATGACTATAGGTCTGCCACGGGAGGAAGAGATGCATAACAAATCCTCTTTAAACAGGATAATTTGGACAGAGGTTTCACTGTCATCCAAATTATaagtagttattataaattcattCTTAGTTTCTCAAATGTGTTCAGATTGCAGGATTTGACCACCAAAGTTATTAGTTTCACTGGGATTATAAATTCGTTTGATCAAACTTTTAGGGACTTCGGTAACATGTATATAGCACAAGTCAGcaattgataattatatttttacaaacAATTCCAAATTGATTGATACTAACAAAACAACATTTGCGCACATTGAACAGGTCTTTCTTCTATGCCTGATTGCTGGCTGCAGCATCTGCTGGTTCAACACCATCTGCTATGTCTTATGCATCAAACATTTTCCTGCAAACCGTTCCCTTGCATTATCCTTGAGCATTAGTTTCAACGGTGTGAGTGCAGCTTTGTACACTCTCATTGCCAATGCAATAAACTCAAATGATGCTACCCTCTATCTATTACTCAATGCCATTGTTCCTGTGCTAATTTCTGGACTAGTACTCATCCCAATTCTCAATCAACCACAGCCTCAACCACATTCTGTTGACACCATTCAGCGTGACACCTCGGTGTTTCTCTGCCTCAACATCCTTGCCTTTGTCACAGGCCTCTACCTCCTCTTCTTATATTCCTTCTCTTACACCATGGCCATTGCTCGCGTTATCCTTATAGGTGCAATTTTTCTCCTTGTGCTGCTCTTTTTCTTGCCTGGCATTGTGTATTCTAGAGAATGGTCTTGCTTTACTGTCCCCACAAGCTTTTCCTTCTACAGTTCAAGATTCACTCGTGCCGTCCCCGATGATGATGAGCTTTACAAAGAGCTCATTAGTATCAAGGAGGACAGCACGAGGAATAGAAGTGCACAAAGCACAAGAGAGAAGAAATGTTGTATTGTGAATATGTTGGAGAGAGAGAAGTTTTCAATGCTAGGGGAAGAGCATTCAGCTAAGTTGCTAGTGCGTAGATGGGACTTCTGGCTGTACTACTTAGCATATTTCTGTGGAGGAACAATTGGGTTGGTTTACAGCAACAACATGGGGCAAATTTCGCAATCACTAGGACACTCTTCTCAGACTAGTTCTCTTGTCACACTCTACTCGGCATGTTCCTTCTTTGGTCGTCTTCTTGCAGCCTCACCTGACTTCTTAAGCAGGTACTTTTAAAGGTCTTAGTTGGTAGTGATAAAATTAGCAAGAATTTTGATAGAATtcaacaagattcaagaacgaTTGCTACATAACATAATGTGGTTTATTCTAGATAACAAGCATGCCGCTCACCGTTTGgtttgagaaaaatgtttttctctttgtttcttgttttcaaaAATCTGGACAGGAGACagtaaaaatatctttttattgttttcccctttcattttctgttataattttttcctGTATAAACTTCAGAAAACAGGAAacaaagttaaaacaaaaaatgcttTCTCAAGCCAAATAGTCAGTtttgggaagaaaaaaaaaacttaaatatatctTTGATCTTTGATATATATTTAACTTCTTCACCAAGTTCttgataaatttttctttcgAATTGAATCTTTAATGTCTAAAAAGTTTTGTTCCAGATTCATGCCATTAAACGACATCCATTAATTGGTTACTTCAACGTTAACAGGACACATTACACGAATGGAGTTCTTTTTTAGatttatgcttaaaaaatttcattttttttcttttttttttctttttctgtttctttttccCATCTGTCCCTTTGAACAACACTTTTCTCTGTTGAGTGTtgatctctcttctcccttggaAAACCTAACTCTTTCTCTCCACCTCCTACTACTTCTTTTCTGCAAGCTCCTCacacaccaccaccaccatcgaaCAACGACCCACACCCCCAAACTACAGATCGCGGCGCCAGCACACCACCACGGCGCATCCTATTCCATAGTCTCACACCGCCATCGTGCCCTTGTTCACGTACGCGAACAAGGTGTCGCAACTCTCGGCCATCGCTAAGTCGAGTTGTGTTGCGATTGTTTTTGCACAAGGACTCACACTCTTTTTTCCTACTTCTTATCGCTTTGTCTGGTTATTTGGAAGGTTTCCTTCTTAATTTGGGCAAGGATGAAGTAGAGAAGTCGTTCCCCCAATTTAGTGTTCAAATGACGAAAAGATTTGATTTCGCGTTGGAGTATCTAACTCCGATATTCGCTGGATCCATACCTAACAACAAGCAATTCGTGTATTTCTCTCTCCTTCTCTTTATTCACCATCACCTTCCCTTTCTCATACACTCTCTCTACTTGTTTCTCTCTCAtggtgtttttcttcttctatgttgttttttttcatgttcTCTCTATTTTGGTTGGAGAGAAACATTTATCGTTGCGGTTTATGGTCGCCAACGTTAATGATGGATAAGGTAGTTGGTGGTCGCGGTATGGTGATATGGTCGGTGGTTGTGGCGGTTGACAGTGGGTGTGGTGATATGGTCGCCAACATGTGTGGTTAACGACCACGTAAGAGCACATGCTGTGAAACCAAACATGcagttagtatttttttctattaacaaaaatattaatcaacTAATGTTGTATGACAATGCAGGAGGATACACATTGCAAGAACTGGATGGTTTGCAGCAGCCTTGGTGCCAACACCAATTGCATTCATTTTGCTGGCCATATCTGGCAGTGGAGCAGCATTACACATAGGCACTGCCTTGATAGGGCTAAGTTCAGGCTTTGTGTTTTCTGCAGCAGTATCTATTACTTCAGAGCTTTTTGGCCCAAACAGTGTTGGTGTGAACCACAACATCCTCATCACTAACATTCCCTTAGGTTCATGTCTCTACGGCCTTCTTGCAGCCTTAGTTTATGATTCCAATGCAAGGAAACCAAGGCATACAATTTGGCTGCACAAAATGTCCATGTGCATGGGGAGGAAGTGTTACCTTCAAACTTTCGTATGGTGGAGTTGCATTTCAATGGTAGGATTGGGTTCAAGCTTCTTCCTTTACATAAGGACTAAGCAAGCTTATGAgaattttgaaagaaataacAACAGAAACAGTGTAGCTCCAGAATAAGAACTCTTCTGTGAAGAAACATTGTACCATTCTCTTGAATTGATTGGGTtcaatcataattcataaatacAAAAAAGCAAGATGTAATATTAACCTCTACCATAGAGTCACAAGATCTTTCAACATACATAGAACTTAGTAGTttcagaaaaaaagaaattcagATCAAAATTTAGGATGTTGCTTAGGCTTTAGTTTTTTAACATTTGGTAAAAGAATTGTATTTGGGCTGAGTGGTAGATTAGGATCACTATTTACTAATTTTGTGGTGTATTGATAAGtttaactaaataattttaacaattacACAGAAAAACTCTTTCTCAACTATCTCAAGCCACACTCATTCTATCTTTATTTGTACACTTGATTTacttttttcatctttatttttaaattaaatttcaataaaaaatttaaaggaatttgtcagtaattaaaaataagcaaATTCCATCGTGCCttcacattttaaaatatattggtaCCTTC harbors:
- the LOC114406425 gene encoding protein NUCLEAR FUSION DEFECTIVE 4-like: MVGESRKWVILLASIWVQAFTGTNFDFSSYSSELKSVLNITQLQLNYLSVASDMGKAFGWCSGVSLMYLPLWVVMFMAAFMGLFGFGFQWLVIHRLITLPYVVVFLLCLIAGCSICWFNTICYVLCIKHFPANRSLALSLSISFNGVSAALYTLIANAINSNDATLYLLLNAIVPVLISGLVLIPILNQPQPQPHSVDTIQRDTSVFLCLNILAFVTGLYLLFLYSFSYTMAIARVILIGAIFLLVLLFFLPGIVYSREWSCFTVPTSFSFYSSRFTRAVPDDDELYKELISIKEDSTRNRSAQSTREKKCCIVNMLEREKFSMLGEEHSAKLLVRRWDFWLYYLAYFCGGTIGLVYSNNMGQISQSLGHSSQTSSLVTLYSACSFFGRLLAASPDFLSRRIHIARTGWFAAALVPTPIAFILLAISGSGAALHIGTALIGLSSGFVFSAAVSITSELFGPNSVGVNHNILITNIPLGSCLYGLLAALVYDSNARKPRHTIWLHKMSMCMGRKCYLQTFVWWSCISMVGLGSSFFLYIRTKQAYENFERNNNRNSVAPE